GGTGGAGCGGATCACCTCCCCCCGGTACAGTGCGTACTCCTCGGGATGGTGCAGCGCCGTGAACTCCATGTCGCGCTCGAACTGCGGCAGCGCGAGGGTCTGGAGCAGCGCGACCGTGGCGTGCAGGTCGGGCACCGAGTCCACCAGTCGCTGGCGCAGCGCCAGGAGGTCCTCCGCCTGCGGCACCTTGGGGAAGGCCTTGACCTTCATCGCGCAGGCATGGATGTGCCGGCCGGCGACGGTGCAGCAGATGTCGTTGCCCAGGCGCTTGAGGCGCAGCGCCATCTTCACGACCTCGGGGTGCGACGCCACCAGGGGCAGCACGCTGGGCACCCCCAGCAGGTCCGGCGCCACCAGGTAGAAGGCGTGCAGATAGTGGCTCTGCAGCGTCTCGCCGGCGAACGTCAGCTTGCGCAGCAGCAGCGTCTGGTCGGAGATCTCCACGCCGAGGGCGTTCTCCATGGCCTGCAGCGAGGCGCTGGTGTGGCCGACCGAGCAGATGCCGCAGATGCGGCACGTGATGTGCGCGGCCTCGTACCACTTGCGGCCCAGCAGGAAGGCCTCGAAGAAGCGCGGCGACTCGGTGATGGCGAGCTTCAGCTCCTTGATCTCCCCGGACTGCACGTCCAGGACGACATCCCCGTGGCCCTCCACGCGCGTGACGTCATGGATGTTGATCTTCACCTCGTTCATGCCCGTACCTCGCTTGCTCGTTCGTGAGCCGACGCGCCCATGCGCCACGCGTTACGCCGGTTGGTCTTCCTGGTAGCTGTTGAACATGTTGAAGTGCATCAGCACCTCGTCCACCTTCAGTCCGTGCTCGGCCAGCGTTTCCTTGTGGGCCTGTTCGTTGGGGTGGCTCACCAGGCCCCGGCAGGCCTCGCAGCCGTCCCCGTGGGTCGGGCAGATCGCGCCGCACCCGGCGCGGACCACCGGGCCCATGCAGAAGCGACCCTGGAAGAACACGCAGACGTTCTCCTTCTTCTTGCACTCCACGCACAGCGGGTAGTCGGGCAGACGCGGGGCCTTGCCCAGAGCCACGTCCCGCACCACGCTCAGGAACTCCGTGCGGTCAATGGGGCAGCCGGGCAGGAACAGGTCCACCGGCACGACGGCGCTGAGCGGCCGGGCGGGAATGGTATCGAACTGTGCCCCCGCCTCGCCATAGACCATCTGCTTGACCTGGTTCATGCCATAGCGGTTCTTGAGGGCGTTCAGGCCGCCGGTGTGGGCGCAGGCGCCGAGGGCTACCAGAACCTTCGCGCGCTCGCGGATCGCCTTGAGCTTCTGCTCGTCGGCGTGGGTGGAGATGCTGCCCTCCACCAGCGCGATTTCCAACTCCGGCGGATTGGCCTTCTCGCTGAGGCCCTCACGCCACTCGACCAGGTCAATGAGGCTGAGCACATCGAGCAGTTCGTTCTCACACTCGATCACTGCGAGGCCGCAGCCCTCGCAGCAGGTGAAGGCAAACATGCCGACCCGTGGCTTCATTCAGATCGCCTCCCACATGTGCTTCAGCTCCGAGTAGGTGAAGACGGGGCCATCGAGGCAGACGTACTTGTTGTTGATCTGGCAGTGCCCGCACTTGCCCACGCCGCACTTCATGTTGCGCTCCAGCGACAGGATGATGTTCTCATCCGCGAGGGCCTTGTTCTGGCACTCGAGGATCACGAAGCGGTACATGATGGGCGGGCCGACGACCACGGCGCGAGTCCGCGCCGGGTCCGGGTCCAGGTCCGGGAACAAGGTGGTGATGACCCCGACATGCCCGGACCAGTCGGGGTGCGGCCGGTCTATGGTCAGGTGCAGGTCCACCGCGTCGCTCGCCTGCCACTGTTCGACCTCGTCCCGGAACAGCATCTCCTCCGGTCGCTTCATCCCGTACAGCAGCGTGAAGGTACCGTAGTCGAAGCGGTTGCACATGATGTGGTGGATCAGCGGCCGCACCGGGATCAGACCAATGCCGCCGGCCACGATCAGGACGTCCTGCCCGTGGAGGGCCTCGTCTGGGAACCCGTTCCCGTAGGGCCCACGGATGCCCACCAGCGCCCCCTCCTGCAGGTTGTGCAGCGCCGTCGTCACATTGCCGACGCGGCGCACGCACAGCTCGAAGATGGGGTCCTCACAGGGGGCCGACGCGATCGAGATCGGCGCCTCGCCGATCCCGGGGAGCGAGACCTCTACGAACTGCCCCGCGCGGTGCCCCAGCGGCTGGCCGTCCTCGAAGCGGAACTGGAGGAGCGTCTCCAGCGGCGTCTGCGGGGTGATGTGCTCCAAAACGGCCAGCTTGGGCACGTACAGTTGGCGATTGGCTTCACACTGGCAGGTGGCGGCCATCAGCTGCGCCTCCCTTCGGCCTCGGCGATCAGGTCGTTGAGGACCTCCACCGGGTCTATGTGTACGAGACACTGGCGCACGCAGCGGCCGCAGCCGCAGCAGTAGGGCCGCCCGTACTTGGTGAACAGATAGGAGTACTTGCGGTAGAAGCGATGGCGCAGCCGGTCCTCCCGCTCCTCGCGGAAGTTCTCACCCGTGGCCACCTTGCTGAACTCCTCGAGCATGCACCCGTCCCACTCCCGCTCCTTGGTGCCGCGGTCCAGCGTCAGCGCCATGCGGTCTATGACATTGAAGCAAAAGCAGGTCGGGCAGACGAGGTTGCAGGTGCCGCAACTGTAGCACTTGGTGGCGTGCTCGCCCCACTGCTCGCTGTCCGCCAGCCCCGACAGGAGCAACGGCAGGCTGTGGCACTCCGCGCTGACCCGTGTGGTCTGCTGGATGCGCCGCGCCAGACGCTCCTTGGCCTGGGCCAACGCGGCGGCGCTCGCCTCCTGCGTCGGCAGGCCATCGAGCATCGCGGCTCCCGCCTCGGTGCCGATCTCCACCAGGTAGCCGCCCTCGACCACCGTCAGGAACAGGTCAAAGCCCTCGGCGGGGGTGGCCGTGCCCATGCTGCCACAGAAGCAGTGCTCGTCGGGCACGCAGTCCACGCCCACGATCCGCATCCCGCTGCGATGGGCCGTGTAGTTGGGGTCCACGTTCACAT
Above is a window of bacterium DNA encoding:
- a CDS encoding NADH:ubiquinone oxidoreductase, giving the protein MKPRVGMFAFTCCEGCGLAVIECENELLDVLSLIDLVEWREGLSEKANPPELEIALVEGSISTHADEQKLKAIRERAKVLVALGACAHTGGLNALKNRYGMNQVKQMVYGEAGAQFDTIPARPLSAVVPVDLFLPGCPIDRTEFLSVVRDVALGKAPRLPDYPLCVECKKKENVCVFFQGRFCMGPVVRAGCGAICPTHGDGCEACRGLVSHPNEQAHKETLAEHGLKVDEVLMHFNMFNSYQEDQPA
- a CDS encoding FAD/NAD(P)-binding protein codes for the protein MAATCQCEANRQLYVPKLAVLEHITPQTPLETLLQFRFEDGQPLGHRAGQFVEVSLPGIGEAPISIASAPCEDPIFELCVRRVGNVTTALHNLQEGALVGIRGPYGNGFPDEALHGQDVLIVAGGIGLIPVRPLIHHIMCNRFDYGTFTLLYGMKRPEEMLFRDEVEQWQASDAVDLHLTIDRPHPDWSGHVGVITTLFPDLDPDPARTRAVVVGPPIMYRFVILECQNKALADENIILSLERNMKCGVGKCGHCQINNKYVCLDGPVFTYSELKHMWEAI
- a CDS encoding Ni/Fe hydrogenase subunit alpha, with protein sequence MNEVKINIHDVTRVEGHGDVVLDVQSGEIKELKLAITESPRFFEAFLLGRKWYEAAHITCRICGICSVGHTSASLQAMENALGVEISDQTLLLRKLTFAGETLQSHYLHAFYLVAPDLLGVPSVLPLVASHPEVVKMALRLKRLGNDICCTVAGRHIHACAMKVKAFPKVPQAEDLLALRQRLVDSVPDLHATVALLQTLALPQFERDMEFTALHHPEEYALYRGEVIRSTKTGDTAIPDYKQQVREFVAPHSHAKHVASAVGPYMVGALARFNINYDQLRPESKEVAAALGLQPVSYNPFMNTIAQVVECVECTLDGIEFIDRLVDMGLHEEDMTVEVKAGRGVGASEVPRGTLYHEYAVDDEGTIVDCNLIIPTGQNLSNIEHDMRALVPQILDRPQDEIALQLEMLVRAYDPCISCATHLLKVEFV
- a CDS encoding 4Fe-4S dicluster domain-containing protein; the protein is MPLQVIGCEVVPQLLARLMAEARVVAPHRRTGADQWAYAEVRDPCEVELEYISTVLPAKKYAFPPVEQLVRYELAERPLMEAVVESEPLVIFGAHPCDIHGLWALDQAFCDVNVDPNYTAHRSGMRIVGVDCVPDEHCFCGSMGTATPAEGFDLFLTVVEGGYLVEIGTEAGAAMLDGLPTQEASAAALAQAKERLARRIQQTTRVSAECHSLPLLLSGLADSEQWGEHATKCYSCGTCNLVCPTCFCFNVIDRMALTLDRGTKEREWDGCMLEEFSKVATGENFREEREDRLRHRFYRKYSYLFTKYGRPYCCGCGRCVRQCLVHIDPVEVLNDLIAEAEGRRS